In the Novosphingobium sp. 9 genome, one interval contains:
- a CDS encoding aromatic ring-hydroxylating dioxygenase subunit alpha, with protein MPLSIGTLEGDEVRCGYHGLVFGPNGRCTHMPSQETINPSACVRAYPVVQRHRFVWVWPGDPAMADPGLIPELPWADDPEWAGDGSMTEVKADYRLVIDNLMDLTHETFVHSSSIGNSALAEAPFDAYHGERTARVERWVIEQDAPPFWAAQLNKPGKTDRWQIINFLAPSVIYLEVGVAPSGTGAPDGDRSQGVDMRVLHLPTPSTDKTCYYFWAHLRNYNVRDQGQTRRVLEAGGGIMVEDETVIEAQQRAIDEHPDHVFYNLNIDAGSMWARRAIDRMIAAEQAPVLAEAAE; from the coding sequence GTGCCCCTTTCGATCGGCACGCTGGAGGGGGACGAGGTGCGCTGCGGCTATCACGGGCTGGTGTTCGGTCCCAACGGACGCTGCACGCACATGCCCTCGCAGGAGACGATCAACCCGTCTGCCTGCGTGCGCGCCTATCCGGTGGTCCAGCGCCATCGCTTCGTGTGGGTCTGGCCGGGCGATCCGGCGATGGCCGACCCCGGCCTGATCCCCGAACTGCCCTGGGCGGACGATCCCGAATGGGCCGGCGATGGCAGCATGACCGAAGTAAAGGCCGACTATCGCCTTGTCATCGACAACCTGATGGACCTGACGCACGAGACGTTCGTGCATTCCTCCAGCATCGGCAACAGTGCGTTGGCAGAAGCGCCGTTCGATGCCTATCACGGTGAGCGCACCGCGCGGGTCGAACGCTGGGTGATCGAGCAGGACGCGCCACCGTTCTGGGCCGCGCAGCTGAACAAGCCGGGCAAGACCGACCGCTGGCAGATCATCAACTTTCTGGCGCCGAGCGTGATCTATCTGGAAGTGGGCGTCGCGCCCAGCGGCACCGGCGCGCCGGACGGGGACCGCTCGCAGGGTGTCGACATGCGCGTGCTCCACCTGCCCACGCCTTCAACGGACAAGACCTGCTATTACTTCTGGGCGCACCTGCGCAATTACAACGTGCGCGATCAGGGCCAGACCCGCCGCGTGCTGGAAGCGGGCGGGGGGATCATGGTGGAGGACGAGACCGTGATTGAGGCGCAGCAGCGCGCCATCGACGAGCATCCCGACCATGTCTTCTACAACCTCAACATCGATGCCGGTTCGATGTGGGCGCGCCGGGCGATCGACCGGATGATCGCGGCCGAACAGGCGCCGGTGCTGGCGGAGGCAGCGGAATGA